A single window of Drosophila suzukii chromosome 3, CBGP_Dsuzu_IsoJpt1.0, whole genome shotgun sequence DNA harbors:
- the LOC108011643 gene encoding cilia- and flagella-associated protein 53, with protein sequence MQNSGRGADHFNFITRTDRKSLHTQIGLLVTKAKQVAAAELQERSQRLKKMLDEEDKRYEEEFSNTVKTRIDQDIKERKEHLHAIKEQVAKQQKKFLEEKHIQQVMLDCYEIREALRQQDLVETKIVQEEQILENQRKKRRECQQDQYWLELNRRRWAQFDCNQAEENLRRHQMQEQVNHVLAIQVAEHEEKRKEAEAERDEEERVLNALLEEIRLEEFEKEHQPAPLDQLAYQAELLKEIERKRCARLAEWEADRADHLAFCRETERLEAEARARIAQSKKDLNRATLEYLAYLRRMQSLELGIEKMMDERTADLYQLDMCTKVNITERVRVKREAAEKCYDALRKQVCEDYERRIRSDAELRENKMMENRFVHPEVTHQMIVCRQIRYKADLDAQITEMKRIQAEEEKRFDSRLMAAVDNPIACKRLAKEILEKGIDYLAPHPNWRVMACNPNKYILRPPTTEQEYNAGVAGASVDKCPCPREARKHCGFMTDLDVPPEGAKTQVEQGAIEPAQKPQKPGFRNCHCKFY encoded by the coding sequence ATGCAGAACTCCGGACGTGGTGCGGACCACTTCAACTTTATCACGCGGACGGACCGCAAAAGTCTGCACACGCAGATCGGCCTCTTGGTGACCAAGGCAAAACAGGTGGCCGCAGCCGAGCTGCAGGAACGCAGCCAGAGGCTGAAGAAAATGTTGGACGAGGAGGACAAGCGCTACGAGGAGGAGTTCTCGAACACGGTGAAGACCCGAATCGACCAGGACATCAAGGAGCGAAAGGAGCACTTGCACGCCATCAAGGAGCAAGTGGCCAAGCAGCAAAAGAAGTTTCTGGAGGAGAAGCACATCCAGCAGGTTATGCTCGACTGCTACGAGATCCGGGAGGCTCTGCGGCAGCAGGATCTCGTGGAGACAAAGATTGTCCAAGAGGAGCAAATTCTGGAGAACCAGCGGAAGAAGCGGCGTGAGTGCCAGCAGGACCAGTATTGGCTAGAGCTGAATCGCCGCCGGTGGGCCCAGTTCGACTGTAACCAGGCGGAGGAGAACCTGCGACGCCATCAGATGCAGGAACAGGTGAATCATGTCCTGGCCATCCAGGTAGCCGAGCACGAGGAGAAACGCAAGGAGGCGGAGGCGGAGCGGGACGAGGAAGAGCGCGTTCTAAACGCcctgctggaggagatccgcCTGGAGGAGTTCGAGAAGGAACACCAGCCCGCTCCATTGGACCAGCTGGCCTACCAGGCCGAGCTGCTCAAGGAGATAGAGCGAAAGAGGTGCGCCCGTCTGGCGGAGTGGGAGGCGGACAGGGCCGACCACCTGGCCTTCTGCCGGGAAACGGAGCGTCTGGAAGCGGAAGCTCGTGCCCGGATTGCCCAGTCCAAGAAGGACCTCAACCGAGCTACTTTGGAATACCTGGCCTACCTCAGACGCATGCAATCGCTCGAACTCGGAATCGAGAAGATGATGGACGAGCGCACCGCCGATCTCTACCAGTTGGACATGTGCACAAAGGTCAACATCACCGAAAGGGTTCGGGTGAAACGGGAGGCTGCGGAGAAGTGCTACGATGCCCTCCGGAAACAGGTCTGCGAGGACTACGAACGCAGAATCCGGTCTGATGCTGAGCTTCGGGAGAACAAAATGATGGAGAACCGGTTTGTTCATCCGGAGGTCACTCATCAAATGATTGTGTGCCGCCAGATCCGATATAAGGCGGATTTGGATGCACAAATCACCGAGATGAAGCGCATCCAGGCGGAGGAAGAGAAAAGATTTGACAGTCGTCTGATGGCCGCTGTGGATAATCCAATTGCCTGCAAGAGATTAGCCAAGGAGATTCTAGAAAAGGGAATTGATTACTTGGCGCCGCATCCCAACTGGAGGGTTATGGCCTGCAATCCCAATAAGTACATTCTCAGACCGCCGACCACCGAGCAGGAGTACAATGCCGGAGTGGCCGGTGCCAGTGTGGACAAATGTCCTTGTCCCAGGGAAGCGCGGAAGCACTGCGGCTTCATGACTGACCTGGATGTGCCTCCCGAGGGAGCCAAGACCCAAGTGGAGCAAGGTGCGATTGAGCCGGCCCAGAAACCACAAAAACCTGGATTCCGTAACTGTCACTGCAAATTTTATTAG